A window of the Oscillospiraceae bacterium NTUH-002-81 genome harbors these coding sequences:
- the thrS gene encoding threonine--tRNA ligase, whose amino-acid sequence MKVTLKDGSVREYAQPMAVIDIAKDISEGLARNVCAATVNGEGVDIRTVIDKDSTLVLHTFDDQEGKAAFWHTTSHILAQAVKRLFPETKLAIGPSIAEGFYYDFDRPDSFTADDLTALEAEMKKIVKENLALERFTLPRDEAIKFMQEKEEPYKVELIEDLPEDAEISFYRQGEYVDLCAGPHLMTTKPVKAFKLTSLAGAYWRGNEKNKMLTRIYGISYTKASELEEYLTRIEEAKKRDHRKLGKELGIFALMEEGPGFPFFLPKGMVLKNTLIDYWREIHNREDYVEISTPIMLNRQLWETSGHWDHYKENMYTTVIDDTDFAVKPMNCPGGMLVYKSQPRSYRDLPIRMGELGLVHRHEKSGQLHGLMRVRCFTQDDAHIFMTKEQITDEIKGVVRLIDEVYSLFGFKYHVELSTRPEDSMGSDEDWELATEGLRRALEEMNLPYVVNEGDGAFYGPKIDFHLQDSIGRTWQCGTIQLDFQLPQRFEAEYMGADGLKHRPIMIHRVVFGSIERFIGILIEHYAGKFPVWLAPVQAKVLPISDKTSDYAEKVYRTLKVNHIRTEFDTRSEKIGYKIREAQMEKVPYMLVLGAKEEEDNTVSVRLRDSGETLTMSLDEFMARVKKETEEKK is encoded by the coding sequence ATGAAAGTAACACTGAAAGATGGAAGTGTCCGCGAATATGCTCAGCCCATGGCTGTCATTGATATCGCAAAAGATATCAGCGAAGGACTTGCAAGAAATGTCTGTGCAGCAACCGTAAACGGCGAGGGCGTGGACATCCGTACCGTGATCGACAAGGACAGCACCCTGGTGCTGCATACCTTTGATGACCAGGAGGGAAAGGCTGCATTCTGGCATACCACATCCCACATTTTGGCACAGGCAGTGAAGCGTCTGTTCCCGGAGACGAAGCTGGCCATCGGTCCGTCTATCGCAGAGGGCTTTTACTATGACTTTGACCGTCCGGATTCCTTTACCGCAGATGATCTGACCGCTCTGGAAGCAGAGATGAAGAAGATCGTGAAAGAGAACCTGGCTCTGGAGCGCTTCACCCTGCCGAGAGATGAGGCCATTAAGTTCATGCAGGAGAAGGAGGAGCCTTACAAGGTAGAGCTCATCGAGGATCTGCCGGAGGACGCAGAGATCAGCTTTTACAGACAGGGCGAGTATGTAGATCTGTGTGCAGGCCCGCACCTGATGACCACCAAACCGGTAAAAGCCTTCAAGCTCACCAGCCTGGCAGGTGCTTACTGGAGAGGCAATGAGAAAAACAAGATGCTCACGAGAATTTACGGTATTTCCTATACAAAGGCTTCTGAGCTGGAGGAATACCTGACCCGTATCGAGGAAGCAAAGAAGCGTGACCACAGAAAGCTGGGCAAGGAGCTTGGTATCTTCGCCCTGATGGAGGAGGGCCCGGGCTTCCCGTTCTTCCTTCCCAAGGGCATGGTGCTGAAAAACACCCTGATCGATTACTGGAGAGAGATCCATAACCGGGAGGACTACGTGGAGATTTCCACCCCGATCATGCTGAACCGTCAGCTGTGGGAGACCTCCGGTCACTGGGATCACTACAAAGAAAATATGTACACCACCGTCATCGACGATACCGATTTTGCGGTAAAACCCATGAACTGCCCGGGCGGCATGCTCGTATACAAGTCCCAGCCCCGTTCCTACAGAGATCTGCCGATCCGTATGGGAGAGCTTGGCCTGGTACACCGTCATGAAAAATCCGGTCAGCTCCACGGCCTGATGCGTGTGCGCTGCTTTACCCAGGATGATGCCCATATCTTCATGACCAAAGAGCAGATCACCGATGAGATCAAGGGCGTTGTCCGCCTGATCGACGAGGTTTACAGTCTGTTCGGTTTCAAATATCACGTAGAGCTGTCCACCCGTCCGGAAGACAGCATGGGAAGCGATGAGGACTGGGAGCTGGCTACCGAAGGCCTGCGCCGTGCCCTGGAAGAGATGAACCTTCCTTACGTGGTAAACGAGGGAGACGGTGCCTTCTACGGCCCGAAGATCGACTTCCATCTGCAGGATTCCATCGGCAGAACGTGGCAGTGCGGCACCATCCAGCTGGACTTCCAGCTGCCCCAGCGGTTTGAGGCAGAGTACATGGGTGCTGACGGCCTGAAACACCGCCCGATCATGATCCACCGCGTGGTATTCGGTTCCATCGAGCGTTTCATCGGTATCCTCATCGAGCACTATGCCGGCAAATTCCCGGTATGGCTGGCTCCGGTACAGGCAAAGGTACTGCCGATTTCTGACAAGACCAGCGATTATGCCGAGAAGGTATACCGTACCCTGAAAGTAAACCACATCCGCACAGAGTTCGATACCCGTTCCGAGAAGATCGGTTACAAGATCCGCGAGGCACAGATGGAGAAGGTGCCGTACATGCTTGTTCTTGGAGCAAAAGAGGAAGAGGACAACACCGTATCCGTTCGTCTGCGGGATTCCGGCGAGACACTGACCATGAGCCTGGACGAGTTCATGGCCCGGGTAAAGAAAGAAACAGAAGAGAAGAAGTAA
- a CDS encoding HAMP domain-containing sensor histidine kinase, translated as MDTRWKNSPEKGKKGMLYALLAALVPAVVMLCFYPYFAKHRGDVGSMAAVTDTAVSRDEDGYEISSEDTGYIYDSGYVLYEDLQKKKDSTLTESDIFLPGKDLASMDEVAGNACYSALKNVLINMENSYSNLSANVDYLAMDTATGQVVSNVAEHRDVLKNYVDETKRTESQMTELASLYSGWICLDYSDTGDVTVSGSAGVSTKSFYREFQDLAHAGRFDRMINDFLENTDVTELSVQYPVNMRVFYGFNTLSADAAWDTYVTMYNSYSSGIFPMLYVLLLAGVAVAAVLFMRRETYAFHNHWLFHLPLEVSFAGLCICISLYEGMLDMMISYLEGSWSNIDMLTGGAINFLCWVLVFGTWFVSASCIVPVGSLGPVAYVKKYSLIYRFFPFIKRQGKRFAAYVTDVDLTENMSRSIWKIVLVNGAVVAILCTMWFGGIFGVVIYSIFLFLWLRRYFTGIRKDYQAVLGWVRGMAAGDLNQALSRDVGIFEPLHEELSHIQQGFRQAVAEEVKSQKMKTELITNVSHDLKTPLTAIITYVDLLGQDNLTEEERKSYVDILARKSQRLKVLIEDLFEISKATTNNVTMNFNQVDIVNLLKQVRFEMEDKLNASGLDFRWSLPEEKVILTLDSQKTYRVFSNLLTNIVKYALPRSRVYIDLKCMDGGQVVVTMKNISAAELNFDPREITERFVRGDLSRNTEGSGLGLAIASSFVELQGGTLDIEIDGDLFKAIVVFQQKNP; from the coding sequence TTGGATACAAGATGGAAAAACAGCCCTGAGAAGGGAAAAAAGGGAATGCTCTATGCGCTGCTGGCGGCGCTGGTTCCGGCGGTGGTGATGCTGTGCTTTTACCCGTATTTTGCCAAACACAGAGGCGATGTCGGCTCGATGGCTGCCGTGACAGATACGGCGGTTTCCCGGGATGAGGATGGCTATGAGATATCGTCTGAGGACACTGGCTACATATATGACAGCGGTTATGTGTTATACGAAGACCTGCAGAAGAAAAAAGACAGCACACTGACGGAGTCGGATATTTTTCTTCCGGGGAAGGATCTGGCCTCCATGGATGAGGTGGCTGGAAATGCGTGCTACAGCGCTCTGAAAAATGTGCTGATCAATATGGAAAACAGCTACAGCAACCTGAGTGCCAATGTGGACTATCTGGCCATGGATACGGCCACTGGCCAGGTGGTGAGCAATGTGGCAGAGCACCGGGATGTGCTGAAAAATTATGTGGATGAGACGAAGCGGACAGAAAGCCAGATGACGGAGCTTGCCTCCCTGTACAGCGGCTGGATCTGTCTGGACTACAGCGATACCGGCGATGTGACGGTGTCCGGAAGTGCAGGGGTGTCCACGAAGAGCTTTTACCGGGAGTTCCAGGATCTGGCCCACGCCGGACGGTTTGACCGGATGATCAATGATTTTCTGGAAAATACAGATGTGACGGAGCTTTCCGTGCAGTATCCGGTGAATATGCGGGTGTTTTACGGATTTAATACCCTGTCGGCGGATGCAGCGTGGGACACTTATGTGACCATGTATAACAGCTATTCCTCCGGGATTTTCCCGATGCTTTATGTCCTGCTTCTGGCGGGGGTGGCCGTGGCGGCTGTGCTCTTTATGCGCAGGGAAACCTATGCATTTCACAACCACTGGCTCTTTCATCTGCCGTTGGAGGTGTCCTTTGCCGGGCTGTGTATCTGTATCAGCCTGTACGAAGGTATGCTGGATATGATGATCTCCTATCTGGAGGGCAGCTGGAGCAACATCGATATGCTGACGGGCGGCGCCATCAACTTTTTGTGCTGGGTGCTGGTGTTTGGCACCTGGTTTGTCAGCGCATCCTGCATCGTGCCTGTGGGCAGCCTGGGGCCGGTGGCTTATGTGAAAAAATACAGCCTCATTTACCGGTTTTTCCCCTTTATCAAGCGGCAGGGAAAACGGTTTGCTGCTTATGTGACGGATGTGGATCTGACGGAAAACATGAGTCGCTCGATCTGGAAAATCGTGCTGGTCAACGGCGCAGTGGTGGCTATCTTGTGTACCATGTGGTTTGGCGGCATTTTCGGGGTCGTGATTTATTCTATCTTCCTGTTTTTATGGCTGCGGCGGTATTTTACCGGCATCCGAAAGGATTATCAGGCGGTGCTTGGCTGGGTGCGGGGCATGGCAGCCGGGGACCTGAACCAGGCGCTGTCCCGGGATGTGGGCATCTTTGAACCGCTGCACGAGGAGCTGTCCCATATCCAGCAGGGCTTCCGGCAGGCGGTGGCGGAAGAGGTGAAGAGCCAGAAGATGAAGACGGAGCTCATCACCAACGTGTCCCACGATCTGAAAACGCCGCTGACAGCTATCATTACCTACGTGGATCTGCTGGGGCAGGACAATCTTACCGAGGAGGAGCGCAAGTCCTACGTGGACATTCTGGCGCGGAAATCCCAGCGGCTGAAGGTGCTCATCGAGGATCTGTTTGAGATCAGCAAGGCCACCACCAATAACGTGACCATGAATTTCAACCAGGTGGATATCGTGAACCTGTTGAAGCAGGTGCGTTTTGAGATGGAGGATAAGCTGAACGCCTCCGGCCTGGATTTCCGCTGGTCACTGCCGGAGGAGAAGGTGATCCTGACGCTGGACAGTCAGAAGACTTATCGGGTGTTCTCCAACCTGCTCACCAACATTGTGAAATACGCGCTGCCCCGTTCCCGGGTGTACATTGACCTGAAATGTATGGACGGTGGCCAGGTGGTTGTCACCATGAAAAATATTTCCGCAGCGGAGCTGAACTTCGATCCCCGGGAGATCACCGAGCGGTTCGTCCGGGGCGACCTGTCCCGGAACACCGAGGGCAGCGGTCTGGGTCTGGCCATTGCCTCCAGCTTTGTGGAGCTGCAGGGCGGCACCCTGGATATCGAGATCGACGGCGATCTGTTCAAGGCCATTGTGGTATTTCAGCAGAAAAACCCTTGA